Proteins from a single region of Syntrophales bacterium:
- the livM gene encoding high-affinity branched-chain amino acid ABC transporter permease LivM produces MKRLAGLRESLVIALWFMFLTFPILVIQVNTIEKTIIWRWQNMLYIGIGSFALSFVWRYFLGRTQAGGRNSGGEETDPKGVLLRIVRDARFSRGAMIAAAVAALAFPFLSSTYQVNIMTTALMYVVLGLGLNIVVGQAGLLHLGYAAFYAVGAYTYALLYQHFGIGFWAALPLGALMATIFGLLLGFPVLRLRGDYLAIVTLGFGEITRLVLENWSDFSSGPSGISEIPRPGFFGVEMNLEESTIYLYFLMIGFVLFTIFVTNRLQNSRIGRSWLALREDEVACQAMGVNKTMAKMTAFALGSTWAGMMGVVFAAKTTFVNPASFTFLESAMILSIVVLGGMGSTLGVFLASFLLILMPEYLRAFSDYRMLLFGTIMVVMMIFRPQGIITNIRRTYEYHFDRKQNGEPGTPA; encoded by the coding sequence TCACCTTCCCTATCCTGGTCATCCAGGTGAACACCATTGAAAAAACCATCATCTGGCGCTGGCAGAACATGCTCTACATCGGAATCGGGAGCTTCGCCCTGTCGTTCGTCTGGCGCTACTTCCTCGGCAGGACCCAGGCGGGCGGGCGGAACAGCGGCGGGGAGGAAACGGATCCGAAGGGAGTCCTGCTCCGGATTGTCCGGGACGCCCGGTTCTCCCGGGGCGCGATGATCGCCGCGGCCGTCGCGGCCCTGGCTTTCCCGTTCCTCTCCTCCACCTACCAGGTGAACATCATGACGACGGCCCTGATGTACGTCGTCCTTGGGCTGGGCCTCAACATCGTCGTCGGTCAGGCGGGGCTCCTGCACCTCGGCTATGCCGCCTTCTACGCCGTGGGCGCCTACACCTACGCCCTGCTCTACCAGCATTTCGGAATCGGCTTCTGGGCGGCCCTGCCCCTGGGCGCCCTGATGGCCACGATCTTCGGCCTGCTGCTGGGTTTCCCGGTCCTGCGCCTCCGCGGCGACTACCTGGCCATCGTGACCCTGGGATTCGGCGAGATCACCCGCCTCGTCCTGGAGAACTGGAGCGACTTTTCCTCCGGCCCCAGCGGCATCTCGGAGATCCCCCGCCCGGGATTTTTCGGCGTGGAGATGAACCTGGAAGAATCCACGATTTACCTGTATTTCCTCATGATCGGATTCGTCCTGTTTACCATTTTCGTCACAAATCGGCTCCAGAACTCCCGGATCGGCCGGTCCTGGCTTGCCCTCCGGGAAGACGAGGTCGCCTGCCAGGCCATGGGGGTCAACAAGACCATGGCGAAGATGACGGCCTTCGCCCTCGGCTCCACCTGGGCGGGCATGATGGGGGTCGTCTTCGCCGCCAAGACGACCTTCGTGAATCCGGCGAGTTTCACGTTCCTGGAATCGGCCATGATCCTCTCCATCGTGGTGCTGGGCGGAATGGGCTCCACCCTGGGGGTGTTCCTGGCCTCCTTTCTTCTGATCCTGATGCCGGAATACCTGCGGGCCTTCAGCGACTATAGGATGCTCCTCTTCGGAACGATCATGGTGGTGATGATGATCTTCCGCCCCCAGGGGATCATCACGAACATCCGCCGGACCTACGAGTACCATTTCGACCGGAAACAGAACGGCGAGCCCGGCACGCCGGCGTGA